A window of the Ostrea edulis chromosome 1, xbOstEdul1.1, whole genome shotgun sequence genome harbors these coding sequences:
- the LOC125647547 gene encoding acidic skeletal organic matrix protein-like, which translates to MQNLYSSGLALCALFLLALGKPPPREREGKLMGNGVHVQGLGKSGKLRIGRKQSLENDSNAMTIDFDSIQEVDGRGAPVSGQGPRRHRFNTFANQEFNITGPTNVTVYGLQATRIAFESVLSTGGELALQVFIFREEGNVTIDDEVTPVKPGTVKFNILLSNWTFCGESGGVNCRGAIGRYLDVTLRILGRKPPKRRTQPPRPPPGRGPKNHNREREFEMGGNVTISFSKKVFIDNMEQSEDMPGDFPVYESRGGNQLFHFRFRRFNTSIMYDPVVNTDDAEVLSSPNTGTHLVAPTVLAMLVACILQLLR; encoded by the exons ATGCAGAATCTTTATAGCAGCGGTTTAGCTTTGTGTGCACTGTTCCTTCTTGCCCTGGGCAAACCGCCGCCCAGGGAGAGGGAAGGCAAACTTATGGGAAACGGTGTGCATGTTCAAGGATTGGGGAAATCGGGAAAACTACGAATTGGAAGAAAGCAGAGTCTGGAAAATGATTCTAATGCAATGACGATTGACTTTGATTCTATCCAAGAGGTCGATGGCAGAGGGGCCCCAGTTTCAGGACAGGGACCAAGGCGTCACAGGTTCAATACTTTTGCCAACCAAGAATTCAACATAACGGGACCAACAAATGTAACAGTTTACGGTCTGCAAGCTACTAGAATAGCTTTTGAGAGTGTTCTCTCTACTGGCGGTGAACTTGCTTTGCAGGTTTTTATATTCCGTGAGGAGGGTAATGTCACCATTGACGACGAAGTGACCCCAGTTAAGCCAGGGACTGTGAAGTTCAACATTCTTctgtcaaactggacattttGTGGTGAGAGCGGTGGTGTAAATTGTAGAGGAGCAATCGGGCGGTATCTTGACGTGACATTGCGAATTCTCGGACGGAAACCTCCAAAGCGACGCACACAGCCTCCTCGCCCACCACCTGGTCGTGGTCCGAAAAATCACAATCGTGAACGGGAGTTTGAAATGGGCGGAAACGTCACCATATCGTTCTCCAAAAAG GTTTTCATTGATAACATGGAGCAGTCTGAAGACATGCCTGGGGACTTTCCTGTCTACGAATCACGAGGTGGGAACCAGCTTTTCCACTTCCGGTTTCGAAGGTTTAATACATCTATCATGTACGACCCTGTGGTCAACACTGATGACGCAGAAGTATTAAGTTCCCCGAACACCGGAACTCACTTAGTTGCACCTACAGTGTTAGCAATGCTTGTTGCGTGTATTTTACAATTACTTCGATGA